The nucleotide window CCCCCATCTCTTTCACCATCCATGATAGtgacaccccctccccccccatcgCTTTCCTGTAATTGACAGCGCCTGTGTCTTGCAGGTCTCCAACATGGGTAAATCCTTCTCTCACCTGCCTCTGCATTCGTGTAAAGACGATGGCTACGACGGGATGGTGTCGTCCGATAACTTGAGGAACGGCCTGATCCATTCCGAGAGCCACAACGAGGACACGAGGAACGGCGACGTGTCTCAGTTCCCCTACGTGGAGTTCACCGGCAGAGACAGCGTCACGTGTCCCACCTGCCAGGGCACCGGCAGGATCCCCCGCGGTGAGCCGCTCCCGCCTTCTCTCTGCTCTCCCCAGACAGCTGCGTAAACGGGCCTCCTCGAAGCCGCCTGGGCCCAGGAAAGTCCCTGTTGCTGACCCCGGGCCGAGCTCTGGTCACACGGAGGCCCCGTCTTCAGGAAGCGGCCGGGCTCGTGGCAGAGCCGTGGGCCACCCTCGGGGGAATGGCTGTGAGGCCTCATggcagtgggggaggggagaaggcatGAGCCGGGGCCTGGCGACCCCCGATGCAAAAGCATGGAGGGGGGAGAAAACCCAAAGGCCAGGAGACTGTGTTCAAGCTCCTCTGGGGGCTGTGGAAGGGCAGCACCTGGACGGGGGCCTCCGAGGGGGTTGGGATGGGCTGGTGaggacagaaagagggaggggcCTGGACAGTGCAGGAGGGCTCCTGGGCCAGCCCTGGATTGGGGAGAGAGTAGCGGCAGGGGCGCCGGTCTGGGCATGGCCAAACCGCCAGGGGAAGGGGAGGCGTGAGGAATGGAGCTCTGCAGGCACTCGGCAAGCACCGGCTGAGAGAAGGCCAGGAGGAGAGTGACGGGTGCGAATTTCTCCAACTGCAGCCCCCAGAGACGCTTCGGTGTCTATTTGCTGAGGGGCGTGAGGGAAGAAGGATGGAGATGGTCGCCAGGCTCTGGGGTCTTCTGGGATCCTCGGCTTTATCGTGCCCATTAAAAAGTATCCCCCGGGATCACCCCGGGATCCAGGACCCCCAAAAGGCCGCGTCCTTGTCGGGGAGCCTACCTGGTTGTTGCTGCGGACTGCGCCCGTCCTCCCATGGTGGGCTGCTTGGAgcctacccccccccccctcagGCTCCGTCCCGCCTCTTACCCTccccttcctgtctctcctttgCAGGCCAGGAAAACCAGCTGGTGGCGCTGATCCCATACAGCGACCAGAGGCTGCGGCCC belongs to Gracilinanus agilis isolate LMUSP501 unplaced genomic scaffold, AgileGrace unplaced_scaffold53718, whole genome shotgun sequence and includes:
- the TMEM106B gene encoding transmembrane protein 106B — its product is MGKSFSHLPLHSCKDDGYDGMVSSDNLRNGLIHSESHNEDTRNGDVSQFPYVEFTGRDSVTCPTCQGTGRIPRGQENQLVALIPYSDQRLRPRRTKLYVMASVLACLLLSGLAVFFLFPRTIDVKYVGVKSAYVNYDETKRVIYLNIT